Proteins from one Podospora pseudocomata strain CBS 415.72m chromosome 4, whole genome shotgun sequence genomic window:
- the ARP6 gene encoding Actin-related protein 6 (EggNog:ENOG503NV2X; COG:Z; BUSCO:EOG0926229Z) — protein MAPGRKPKSAGSALPSSTLVLDNGADTIKAGFVTVDDDMSNKAPRVIPNCIARDRHNKTYVGAELEKCKDFGEITFRRPVEKGFIVNWEAQKEIWDRAFFDDKAPQRCDPSTTRLVLAEQPNSLPALQTHCDQIVFEEYGFSSYYRGIGPSFNAYQDIQAIFHTPRTPDTIIDVPAEVILLIDSGYSHTTVTPILQGRPLHTAIRRLDVGGKLLTNHLTRLLSVRHFDMRNETYIVNEMKEAACYVSLDFKGDLDKTWKGTRGERRKDYATGGGIAKDYVLPDSHTRFHGIVRDHEPGAAARAMKSAVSTEDILTLRNERFSVPELLFNPTDIGLRQPGLADLVMQSLSVLPVGLWPGLLANIVVVGGNAKFVNFIQRLQVELLERVPDECVVRVARPEDPIVSTWLGAANFARHEHADRLAVTKQEYEEHGAAWVARKFALGLGVDTLR, from the exons ATGGCACCAGGACGAAAACCAAAGTCCGCTGGCTCGGCGCTGCCGTCGTCAACTCTAGTTCTCGATAATGGGGCTGACACCATCAAGGCAGGCTTTGTcaccgtcgacgacgacatgagCAATAAGGCGCCCCGCGTCATCCCTAACTGCATCGCCCGCGACCGCCACAACAAGACCTATGTCGGTGCCGAGCTGGAAAAGTGCAAGGATTTTGGCGAGATTACCTTCCGGAGGCCAGTAGAGAAAGGATTTATCGTCAACTGGGAAGCTCAGAAGGAAATCTGGGACCGCGCCTTCTTTGACGACAAAGCCCCCCAAAGATGTGATCCCTCGACAACCCGCTTGGTGCTCGCTGAGCAGCCAAACTCGCTACCAGCTCTTCAGACACATTGTGACCAGATTGTATTTGAAGAGTATGGATTCTCCAGTTATTATCGGGGCATCG GCCCCTCGTTCAACGCCTACCAAGACATACAGGCCATATTCCACACCCCAAGGACCCCCGATACTATCATTGATGTACCCGCCGAAGTTATTTTGTTGATAGATTCAGGATACTCCCACACAACCGTGACGCCCATTTTGCAAGGAAGGCCGCTACACACCGCCATTCGGAGACTCGATGTAGGCGGCAAGCTGCTGACCAACCACCTTACCCGCCTACTCTCTGTGCGCCACTTCGATATGCGTAACGAGACATACATTGTGAACGAGATGAAGGAGGCCGCCTGCTATGTGTCTCTGGACTTCAAGGGAGACCTTGACAAGACGTGGAAGGGCACGCGAGGAGAACGACGAAAGGACTACGCCACCGGTGGGGGTATCGCAAAAGATTATGTGCTCCCTGACTCCCACACGCGATTTCACGGCATTGTTCGAGACCACGAGCCAGGTGCTGCCGCTCGGGCAATGAAGAGCGCCGTCTCAACCGAGGATATCTTGACTCTTCGAAATGAACGCTTCTCTGTGCCCGAGCTGCTGTTCAATCCGACCGACATTGGGCTTCGGCAGCCTGGACTGGCGGATCTGGTTATGCAGTCACTTTCGGTCCTCCCTGTGGGGCTGTGGCCAGGACTGCTGGCCAATATAGTGGTGGTAGGAGGGAACGCAAAGTTTGTCAATTTTATCCAGCGTCTTCAGGTTGAGTTGCTGGAAAGAGTCCCGGACGAATGTGTGGTCCGGGTAGCCCGTCCCGAGGACCCCATTGTCAGCACCTGGCTGGGTGCTGCCAACTTTGCCAGGCATGAACACGCAGACCGATTGGCAGTGACCAAGCAAGAATATGAAGAACACGGAGCCGCGTGGGTGGCTCGGAAATTTgcgcttgggcttggggttgaTACATTAAGATGA
- a CDS encoding hypothetical protein (COG:S; EggNog:ENOG503NXAD) produces MARDQVLPSEIQETALLQLLANSLVLSQTAPYLSCYDVLNLAATSRAFRFLIYHTPQVFRRLDLGNVKTAQFDSDAVDRGGQTWRNVQLDETLTEDDFYSRPLRGIFSNLRRHDILRDVQVLTLDGLSVTAELIHDILIDPTFSVRILSIRDVKNLNERKLQKTLQYACRECRPEGTPRLKGLYVFGPKDPVPEAAPLRESSRSPSPTSPAAVAAAWNTRSQQTLTASLIEEPEAWYSRRGSQFPCRINPDWASTLVACDGIIAFDSVLCTSPRHINSLAWGKVNLDILKAAGSPASALIPHFNVATHSLGGCEGCGSAPEGFTVWGEDIYPEERDTEGRRSSHTSMADIGRFPLLPPPPMHSSTLSAAMCPTGQAVRHRLSYLRKGNQNKARFIPRCFDCIRDRYCAGCNKWWCETCYVGAFAGSSGGHAGLNSGDHVSNPPTITGENDNRDSGPKILDGFCADGKCSLYRSSTDSVTAGSEQPA; encoded by the exons ATGGCCAGAGACCAAGTTCTACCTTCAGAGATTCAAGAAACCGCACTACTTCAACTGCTTGCCAATTCCCTAGTCCTTTCCCAAACAGCTCCGTACCTGTCCTGCTACGATGTCTTGAATCTGGCTGCCACATCGCGCGCATTTCGTTTCCTGATCTACCATACCCCGCAAGTCTTCCGCCGCCTGGATTTGGGCAACGTCAAGACAGCCCAGTTTGACAGTGATGCCGTTGACCGGGGTGGCCAGACCTGGCGCAATGTTCAGCTTGACGAAACCTTGACTGAGGACGA TTTCTATTCGAGACCTCTGAGAggcatcttctccaacctccgACGGCATGACATCCTTCGGGATGTGCAGGTTTTGACCCTTGATGGTCTTTCTGTCACCGCCGAGCTCATCCACGACATCCTCATTGATCCGACATTTTCGGTTCGCATTCTATCGATCCGCGATGTCAAGAATCTGAATGAACGAAAGCTCCAAAAGACACTGCAATATGCGTGCCGGGAGTGCAGACCTGAGGGCACACCGCGGCTCAAGGGTCTCTATGTGTTTGGTCCGAAGGATCCGGTACCTGAGGCGGCTCCTCTTCGGGAGAGCTCCCGGAGCCCTTCACCTACCAGTCCGGCCGCGGTAGCAGCAGCCTGGAACACGCGAAGCCAACAAACACTGACGGCTTCTCTCATTGAGGAACCTGAGGCGTGGTATTCTCGCCGTGGCAGCCAGTTTCCGTGTCGGATCAACCCCGACTGGGCCTCTACGCTTGTGGCCTGCGATGGCATAATTGCATTTGATTCAGTTCTTTGCACCAGCCCCAGGCATATCAACTCGCTGGCATGGGGCAAGGTTAACCTCGATATTCTGAAAGCCGCGGGCTCCCCAGCATCTGCATTGATCCCTCACTTCAACGTGGCCACTCACAGTCTCGGTGGCTGTGAGGGATGTGGCTCTGCACCCGAAGGTTTTACAGTGTGGGGAGAAGACATCTATCCAGAAGAAAGAGATACTGAGGGAAGAAGGTCTAGTCATACTTCCATGGCCGACATTGGGAGGTTCCCGCTGCTGCCCCCGCCTCCGATGCATTCTTCGACCCTGAGCGCTGCAATGTGTCCGACTGGCCAGGCGGTCCGGCACCGACTTTCCTACCTGAGAAAGGGAAACCAGAACAAGGCGCGCTTCATCCCACGCTGTTTTGACTGCATTAGAGACAGGTACTGCGCCGGGTGCAACAAATGGTGGTGCGAGACGTGCTATGTCGGGGCGTTTGCAGGATCATCCGGTGGCCATGCTGGATTGAATTCAGGGGACCATGTaagcaacccccccaccattaCCGGAGAGAACGACAACAGAGACTCGGGGCCTAAGATACTGGATGGGTTTTGCGCCGATGGAAAGTGCTCGCTCTACCGTTCCTCGACCGATTCTGTGACTGCCGGCAGCGAGCAACCTGCATAA
- a CDS encoding hypothetical protein (COG:S; EggNog:ENOG503NYU8; MEROPS:MER0003426) has product MRWFQLLLLGSALLENATALKYEVTGTRKGVPIPKEQIKFAPYQFGRSKNNGPGAVQPAPTKIKKKRANPISSSANWCGAVNHSPTTNKIKSIHSFWQVPGCTKRTGQTYPQAAAVWIGIDGNTWPSALLQSGTVCKIDTSTSATRHEAWWQWVPDTAFTISTMPLAVGDWIEVTINTTSDTAATIKFDNVSQDEQVIVNVTSGPTLARKDADWVVERPYYGSSLAGFPRFDTTWFEDSYATRTTGGNLGILGATQYQIPSLCNSTEYDNANSVSFSL; this is encoded by the exons ATGAGGTGGTTTCAGTTGCTTCTCCTCGGCTCGGCTCTTCTTGAAAATGCCACCGCCCTCAAGTACGAGGTAACGGGTACCCGAAAGGGTGTACCTATCCCCAAGGAGCAGATCAAGTTCGCACCCTACCAGTTTGGTCGTAGCAAGAACAACGGTCCAGGTGCTGTCCAGCCTGCCCCtaccaagatcaagaagaagagagccaACCCCATCTCGAGCAGCGCCAACTGGTGCGGTGCCGTAAACCACTCGCCGAccaccaacaagatcaagagCATCCATTCCTTCTGGCAGGTTCCGGGCTGTACCAAAAGAACGGGCCAAACCTATCCCCAAGCCGCTGCTGTCTGGATCGGCATTGACGGCAACACATGGCCCTCGGCCCTGCTGCAGTCGGGCACTGTCTGTAAGATTGACACTTCCACTTCCGCCACAAG ACATGAAGCTTGGTGGCAATGGGTTCCTGACACTGCATTTACCATCTCGACCATGCCCC TCGCCGTAGGAGACTGGATCGAAGTCACAATCAATACAACATCTGACACCGCAGCCACCAT CAAATTCGACAACGTCAGCCAGGACGAACAAGTCATCGTCAACGTGACTTCGGGCCCGACCCTCGCCCGCAAGGACGCAGACTGGGTCGTGGAGAGGCCCTACTATGGATCGAGCCTCGCCGGCTTTCCCAGGTTCGACACGACTTGGTTTGAGGACTCATATGCCACACGCACGACGGGCGGCAACCTTGGGATTCTGGGCGCGACGCAGTACCAGATTCCGAGTTTGTGCAATTCGACAGAGTATGACAATGCCAATTCGGTTTCTTTCTCGCTTTAA
- a CDS encoding hypothetical protein (EggNog:ENOG503NYKR; COG:C): protein MGGLPEYVHVNHRDARLFVVSLLVASGVSLQHAETVALGLVQADLRGVESHGINRLPSYLARIRNGVLDPKAEPTLTQITPVVVQVDGLNGFGFPAAHLAMKTAIEMAKTLGIGMASVKHSNHFGMSAWIVQQAVDAGMMSLVFTNSSPALPAWGGKEKLLGVSPIACGAPGGEGSIPFILDMAPSVAARGKIHKAKRRGEKIPGDWALDAEGRPTNDPDKALDGGVMLPMGGPKGSGLAIMMDVFSGVLSGSAFAGGVTGPYDMSQPGDVGHFLVAIKPDLFMSMDEFKGRMTTLYHRVVSSKKMEGVERIYFPGEIELLTEKKRLAEGIPFVQAEIDALNKEAELLKVGKIGESLRLECL from the coding sequence ATGGGAGGACTACCAGAATACGTCCATGTCAACCACAGAGATGCCCGGCTATTTGTCGTCTCGCTCCTCGTAGCCTCTGGAGTATCCCTCCAACATGCCGAAACCGTCGCCCTGGGTCTAGTCCAAGCCGACCTGCGTGGCGTCGAAAGCCACGGTATCAATCGTCTGCCATCTTATCTCGCCCGCATTCGCAATGGAGTCCTTGATCCCAAAGCAGAGCCCACTCTCACTCAAATTACTCCGGTTGTGGTTCAGGTAGATGGTCTTAATGGCTTTGGCTTCCCCGCAGCCCACTTGGCGATGAAGACAGCCATCGAGATGGCCAAGACGCTCGGCATTGGAATGGCCAGCGTCAAGCACAGCAACCACTTTGGCATGTCGGCTTGGATCGTGCAGCAAGCTGTTGACGCCgggatgatgagcttggtTTTCACCAACTCATCTCCTGCTCTTCCGGCatggggtgggaaggagaagCTGCTGGGGGTCTCGCCTATTGCCTGTGGTGCGCCGGGCGGTGAAGGGTCGATACCATTCATATTAGATATGGCGCCCTCGGTTGCGGCGAGAGGAAAGATTCATAAGGcgaagagaagaggggagAAGATACCGGGGGACTGGGCCTTGGATGCTGAAGGGAGACCAACGAATGACCCGGATAAGGCACTCGATGGAGGTGTGATGTTGCCCATGGGTGGACCGAAAGGGTCCGGGTTGGCCATCATGATGGATGTCTTTTCAGGTGTTCTTTCTGGTTCAGCATTTGCCGGCGGTGTCACTGGACCTTATGACATGTCTCAGCCCGGTGATGTCGGACATTTCCTTGTCGCCATCAAGCCGGACTTGTTCATGAGCATGGATGAATTTAAAGGCCGGATGACAACGTTGTATCATCGAGTGGTGAGTTCAAAGAAAATGGAGGGCGTGGAAAGGATATATTTTCCGGGCGAGATTGAGCTAttgacggagaagaagaggctcgCTGAAGGCATCCCGTTTGTGCAGGCCGAAATTGATGCTCTGAACAAGGAAGCTGAGCTTTTGAAGGTTGGAAAGATTGGAGAAAGTCTTCGACTTGAGTGCCTGTGA
- a CDS encoding hypothetical protein (COG:S; EggNog:ENOG503NXAD), producing the protein MHCGASPAIQRSHGYAVTLYKKPPVLKSCWECGMNCKDCIESTQRMCTRCGGGYCLIHNEGSDMISCDCKPFFSV; encoded by the exons ATGCACTGCGGAGCGAGCCCTGCCATCCAAAGATCCCATGGATATGCGGTGACGTTGTACAAAAAG CCCCCGGTCCTGAAGAGTTGTTGGGAATGCGGCATGAAC TGCAAAGACTGCATTGAAAGCACACAGCGGATGTGCACAAgatgcggtggtggataCTGCCTCATCCACAATGAAGGATCTGATATGATTTCT TGTGATTGTAAGCCTTTCTTTAGTGTCTAG
- a CDS encoding hypothetical protein (EggNog:ENOG503NX4D; COG:P): protein MAGGVKKPVNIFRLQDLGEPKEVFNWRLWFAVFSFGLLGAARGVDEGLINGAFNSKHFQGTINYSSYTEVEQANIKANVSSMVQLGSVGGALIAFLICDRIGRIWAARQLCLLWVLGIVIFMGAEGNLSAIYAGRFIVGLGVGQTPVVGPVYIAEIAPASVRGLCTCIFTGFVYLGIVLAYFTNYGCQVNLGDTTAARWEVPTSLHLIFAVLIFTLSLFHYESPRYLIKQGQHKMAVHVMARLRNLSPEHDYVTREISAITSSHLEEIEATVGSGWMGILKEAFTVPMNLYRVCLTICAQILSQWSGAGSITLYAPDLFNILGITGTDRTLRVTAVFGIVKLTAAVAVSMIYVAVFLTAVPELGIQEGYLLSPSQSGLSKGAIAMIYISGFGWALG from the exons ATGGCGGGGGGCGTGAAGAAGCCTGTGAACATCTTTCGGCTCCAGGATTTAGGCGAACCAAAAGAAGTCTTCAATTGGAGATTATGGTTTGCCGTGTTCTCTTTCGGCCTTTTGGGCGCAGCACGAGGCGTTGACGAGGGCTTGATCAACGGCGCCTTCAACAGCAAGCACTTCCAGGGCACCATCAATTACAGCTCCTATACCGAGGTTGAGCAAGCCAACATCAAAGCCAATGTGTCATCCATGGTTCAACTAGGGAGTGTTGGGGGTGCTCTGAT CGCCTTCCTCATCTGTGACAGGATCGGACGCATCTGGGCTGCACGGCAGCTCTGTCTGCTGTGGGTGTTGGGCATTGTCATCTTCATGGGAGCCGAAGGCAATCTGAGCGCCATATATGCTGGTCGGTTTATCGTCGGACTTGGCGTTGGACAAACACCTGTTGTTGGTCCTGTCTACATTGCGGAAATTGCCCCGGCCAGTGTCAGGGGGTTGTGTACATGCATCTTCACCGGTTTTGTGTACTTGGGCATCGTCTTGGCATACTTTACGAATTACGGCTGTCAAGTCAACCTGGGTGATACAACGGCGGCTCGTTGGGAAGTGCCGACAAGTTTGCATCTCATCTTTGCAGTCTTGATATTTACTTTAAGCCTCTTTCATTACGAGTCTCCGCGCTACCTGATCAAACAAGGTCAGCATAAGATGGCCGTTCATGTCATGGCTCGTCTTCGAAACCTGTCCCCAGAACATGACTATGTAACTCGGGAGATCAGCGCCATCACGTCAAGTCATTTGGAAGAGATAGAGGCAACTGTGGGatctggatggatgggaatCTTGAAGGAGGCATTCACTGTCCCAATGAACCTCTACCGCGTATGCCTCACCATCTGCGCACAGATACTGTCACAATGGTCTGGTGCTGGTTCTATCACACTCTACGCCCCAGACCTGTTCAACATTCTTGGGATAACTGGAACAGACAGGACGCTTCGGGTGACAGCCGTGTTTGGCATCGTTAAGCTCACTGCCGCCGTG GCTGTGTCGATGATCTACGTTGCCGTTTTCCTCACTGCAGTCCCCGAGTTGGGCATACAAGAGGGCTATCTCCTCAGCCCCTCGCAGTCAGGACTTTCCAAGGGTGCGATTGCTATGATCTACATTTCAGGTTTCGGTTGGGCGTTGGGATAG
- the HGT1_1 gene encoding high affinity glucose transporter (EggNog:ENOG503NVJ9; COG:P) — protein sequence MYQASNVYFICGFAAIGGALFGFDISSLSGTLGTQAYKRYFNNPVSYTQGGITASMPAGSLLGSLVSSFLADKYSRKVALQISCVLWIIGSILMTASQNVPMLCIGRVVCGFSVGIASAIVPVYQSEIAPKEIRGRVVSLQQWAITWGILIQYFIQFGAAHGTGGGPSDPDQPTAAFRIPWGIQMVPAVILFVGLFFFPYSPRWLASKDRWEEALQVLANLHGKRNARHPKVLAQYQEIEDALKFEREQAVSSFKALIEPKMLKRVALGMSIQMWSQLCGMNIMMYYIVYIMEGAQIASPLATASIQYVINVVMTLPAILFLDKWGRRPSLIYGSFGMMTWLFISGALQQYYGQPNTEETRTPDNSDITWIVINNRPVSSAIVSCSYLFVATFATTWGPVSWTYPAEIFPSKIRAKAVSLSTSANWFWNMVLAFAVPPLLWNISYKMYYIFAAFNGAAFIHMALMAPETKGFTLEEMDEVFDSGRPAWKKFDRGSRLEELEREIERGNVKVSVPAGGRPVAGDPEQGVELKKVATPPAGTPIS from the exons ATGTATCAGGCAAGCAATGTTTACTTTATATGCGGGTTTGCCGCCATTG GCGGCGCCCTCTTCGGCTTCGACATCTCGTCTCTGTCGGGCACCCTAGGCACCCAAGCCTACAAGCGCTACTTCAACAACCCAGTTTCATACACACAGGGAGGCATCACCGCCTCCATGCCCGCTGGGTCCTTGCTGGGATCTCTCGTCTCGTCGTTCCTGGCGGATAAGTACTCGCGCAAGGTGGCGCTACAGATCTCTTGCGTGCTATGGATTATCGGTTCCATTCTCATGACGGCCTCCCAAAATGTTCCGATGCTGTGTATAGGCAGGGTGGTGTGCGGTTTCTCGGTTGGCATCGCGTCGGCGATTGTGCCAGTGTACCAGAGCGAGATTGCGCCCAAGGAGATCAGGGGCAGAGTAGTGAGCTTGCAACAATGGGCTATCACCTGGGGTATCTTGAT TCAATATTTCATCCAGTTCGGAGCTGCTCATGGCACTGGAGGTGGACCAAGCGATCCCGATCAACCAACCGCCGCCTTCCGAATCCCATGGGGCATTCAAATGGTGCCTGCtgtcatcctcttcgtcggtctcttcttcttcccttaCAGTCCTCGTTGGTTGGCGTCCAAGGATCGATGGGAGGAGGCTCTCCAGGTTTTGGCGAACCTACATGGGAAGAGAAATGCTCGCCATCCCAAGGTACTGGCGCAGTATCAGGAGATTGAAGATGCCTTGAAGTTTGAGAGAGAGCAGGCTGTGTCTTCATTCAAAGCCCTCATTGAGCCAAAGATGTTGAAGAGGGTGGCACTGGGCATGAGTATCCAGATGTGGTCTCAGCTGTGTGGCATGAACATCATGAT GTACTATATCGTCTACATCATGGAAGGCGCCCAGATTGCCTCTCCTTTGGCTACAGCATCGATTCAATACGTCATCAACGTGGTGATGACCCTACCagccatcctcttcctcgatAAATGGGGTCGTCGTCCCTCCCTGATCTATGGATCATTCGGCATGATGACTTGGCTGTTCATTTCTGGTGCCCTGCAACAATATTACGGACAGCCCAACACGGAGGAGACGAGAACGCCCGACAACAGCGACATCACCTGGATTGTAATTAACAACCGGCCTGTTTCGTCCGCCATTGTCTCGTGCTCGTACTTGTTTGTCGCTACATTCGCCACAACTTGGGGTCCTGTCTCGTGGACCTACCCAGCGGAGATTTTCCCGTCCAAGATCCGTGCCAAAGCTGTTTCGCTTTCAACATCGGCTAATTGGTTCTGGAACATGGTACTTGCCTTTGCCGTGCCGCCGCTGTTGTGGAATATCTCTTACAAAATGTACTACATCTTTGCTGCGTTTAACGGGGCGGCTTTCATCCACATGGCACTGATGGCGCCAGAGACGAAGGGGTTCACactggaggagatggatgaggtGTTTGACTCGGGGAggccagcttggaaaaaGTTTGATAGGGGAAGcaggttggaggagctggagagagagattgaGAGGGGGAATGTCAAGGTCTCGGTGCCTGCTGGTGGTCGACCCGTGGCCGGCGATCCAGAGCAGGGCGTtgagttgaagaaggtggctACTCCTCCGGCTGGAACCCCTATCTCATGA
- a CDS encoding hypothetical protein (EggNog:ENOG503NZSW; COG:L), translated as MATNMSYNSRREQSKHGYDSQSRDYRHGNDRNNRDRSSRARVSSPPPRRDYRDNGDSYRPPSPSSNSYGHSKHNGYDSRSSYGAPAPAPPAYNPPPQPSYPPPPGVDNYRMPQSDFTFRVEKPVGLQQEPDSYRPQNNRRPRNDRGPQGGRGGRDFRSGPGARGRLGRGGKFRQPWRPFVAAERDLLHTDHNVGDEQAFFDEQGGVTYRNLDELSDSEEAEMDISGDEDNSDAEPSSKRARVSIDQSAADDVPKWSNPDPYTALPPETSGQKKKDVVQLIRKARVQAKETRTSLPSEAADFISLDFDDSDDGHHSEDSEHVKESDLVSTRKPGLESAPAAKDTTLPPKDTGSGRPSRVPVLMPDPTPAALGSRKRTHDDQIKMPHTRIKRPAKAPSGGHIIPEWRALPHTSATPWLRMDNSDSKDPIVWLHKEIVDFYDYIKPREFEQHLRHDLVQRMRSFCRRYWRDSDMQPFGSFPSGLYLPTGDMDMVMVSDSYLHGGPAKYNLKKHLWQFKSFLLREGLAWEDDIEVITRAKVPLTKFVDQKTGLKVDISFENSTGITAIETFLAWKDMYPGMPALVTLIKHFLLMRGLNEPVNGGIGGFSVICLVVSMLQMMPEVQSGAMDTRRHLGDLLMHFFDLYGNKFDYQNVAIRLDPPGYIRKTQVDSFAYKNYDRLSIIDPNNEENDISGGSSNTGSIFALFARAHDDLRHKMRSLAEDPRRGKGSILGVIMGGNYSSFEEQRSFLESLANQQPGSPLPRRPRSHQQTHHQSHQSHPTHQSHHTSDRRRNTRGSRRRP; from the exons ATGGCGACCAACATGTCCTACAACTCACGGCGAGAACAGTCAAAACACGGCTACGACAGCCAGTCGCGTGATTATCGCCACGGCAATGATCGCAACAACCGTGACCGCTCCTCGCGTGCCCGCGTTTCGtcccccccgccccgccGAGACTACAGGGACAACGGCGACTCTTATCGCCCTCCCAGTCCCTCATCGAACAGTTATGGCCATTCAAAGCACAACGGATACGACTCCCGCTCGTCCTACGGAGCCCCCGCACCCGCGCCGCCAGCAtacaatcctcctcctcagccctcTTATCCGCCCCCGCCGGGTGTCGACAACTACCGTATGCCGCAAAGCGACTTCACCTTTCGGGTAGAGAAACCTGTCGGACTACAGCAGGAGCCGGACTCTTACCGGCCCCAGAACAACCGCAGACCTCGCAATGATCGGGGGCCTCAAGGTGGCCGTGGAGGGCGTGATTTCCGCAGCGGCCCAGGCGCCCGAGGTCGTCTAGGCCGAGGTGGGAAGTTTCGCCAACCATGGCGACCATTTGTGGCTGCCGAGCGAGATCTTCTTCACACCGACCACAATGTTGGTGACGAGCAAGCATTCTTTGACGAGCAAGGCGGCGTAACATACAGAAATCTGGACGAGCTCTCAGATAGCGaagaggccgagatggatATCTCTGGTGACGAAGATAACAGCGACGCTGAACCCTCCAGCAAACGAGCCCGGGTTTCGATCGACCAGTCGGCTGCTGATGATGTGCCAAAGTGGTCCAACCCTGACCCTTACACAGCTTTGCCGCCGGAGACTTCTggccaaaagaagaaagacgTTGTGCAACTGATCCGCAAGGCCCGTGTTCAGGCCAAGGAGACCAGGACATCACTCCCTAGTGAGGCTGCTGACTTCATCTCCCTTGACTTTGATGACAGTGACGATGGCCATCACAGCGAGGACAGCGAGCATGTCAAGGAATCCGATCTGGTATCTACACGCAAACCAGGGCTGGAGAGTGCCCCTGCAGCTAAGGACACAACTCTCCCCCCCAAGGATACTGGTTCTGGTAGGCCATCTAGAGTTCCGGTTCTGATGCCCGATCCCACCCCTGCTGCGTTGGGTAGCCGAAAACGCACGCATGACGATCAGATAAAAATGCCCCATACAAGGATCAAGAGACCGGCCAAGGCGCCCTCGGGGGGGCACATCATCCCGGAATGGCGAGCACTTCCTCATACGTCAGCCACTCCTTGGTTACGAATGGACAACTCAGATTCGAAAGATCCCATAGTCTG GCTTCACAAGGAGATCGTGGATTTTTATGACTATATCAAACCCCGAGAATTTGAGCAGCACCTCCGTCATGATCTGGTGCAACGGATGAGATCATTCTGTCGCCGATACTGGCGTGACTCGGACATGCAACCTTTTGGCTCGTTTCCATCTGGCCTCTACCTCCCAACCGGTGACATGGACATGGTCATGGTATCCGACAGCTACCTGCACGGCGGGCCTGCGAAATACAACTTGAAGAAGCATCTCTGGCAATTCAAGAGCTTTCTTTTGAGAGAAGGATTGGCTTGGGAAGATGATATCGAAGTCATTACGAGAGCTAAAGTCCCACTGACCAAGTTTGTTGACCAGAAAACAGGCCTCAAGGTTGACATCTCGTTCGAGAACAGCACGGGAATCACTGCTATTGAAACGTTTTTGGCCTGGAAAGACATGTATCCGGGAATGCCTGCGTTGGTGACTCTGATCAAGCATTTCCTGTTGATGCGAGGTCTCAATGAACCGGTGAATGGCGGAATCGGTGGCTTCTCGGTCATTTGCCTCGTCGTGAGCATGCTCCAGATGATGCCTGAAGTGCAGAGCGGGGCTATGGACACGCGCCGTCACCTCGGTGACCTCCTGATGCACTTTTTCGACTTGTACGGAAACAAGTTTGACTACCAGAACGTTGCCATTCGCCTCGACCCGCCCGGCTATATCAGAAAG ACTCAAGTGGACTCGTTTGCATATAAGAATTACGACCGGCTCTCCATCATTGACCCCAACAATGAAGAGAATGACATCTCAGGCGGGTCCAGCAACACAGGCAGCATTTTCGCCTTGTTCGCCCGGGCTCACGATGATCTGCGACACAAGATGCGGTCCCTGGCAGAGGATCCTCGCAGAGGAAAGGGCAGCATTCTCGGTGTCATCATGGGGGGCAACTACTCGAGCTTTGAAGAGCAGCGCAGTTTCCTGGAGAGTTTGGCTAACCAGCAGCCGGGATCGCCGCTTCCAAGAAGACCCCGATCTCACCAGCAAACTCATCATCAGTCTCATCAGTCGCACCCAACGCATCAGTCTCATCATACTTCCGACCGTCGCCGCAATACTCGAGGTAGCAGGAGGCGGCCCTGA